In Fusarium oxysporum f. sp. lycopersici 4287 chromosome 4, whole genome shotgun sequence, a genomic segment contains:
- a CDS encoding aminodeoxychorismate synthase produces the protein MTTGSEPSVGAPKRILFIDAYDSFTNNIVSLLRTIVGADIFVIRIDLSVVDRASDDDAPTKWTEQEFINNLAQFDAVVCGPGPGSPLNSEDVGAFSLLWDLPEHLQLPVLGICLGFQSLLAAHGGSVRRLKRGLHGMVREIEHRGEDIFCGVPPFKATLYHSLCVDIGQYSDDWAEENRWRSTSEFSPLAWATEFREDGRREQILQGVRHNKKPFWGLQYHPESVCTEKNAQGVLINWFQAALQWNKYRGRRVQGPLLEIQTLSPPNHLESAAAHKEHLGNWWSTSNSSEISLRDFAKGSEYTYRTITLPQGAGVPELVEMLGLEKGEAVILDSSSSKNGDALALNSIVALEVDDALRFEYNVCDDYVTVRHPSTDGEDKTEMISLENGTINVWEVISDFWETRSHPPGSDCSNSAFKGGFMGFITYEMGLHGLEKKMVPEDRGHKRPDICLAWVTKSIVLDHRAGVAYVQSLKARGSNDSWLDRMTERIQQSDCWNASKMSNGVNEHDIENRAQNKEINITTPQPDRYEEQVRVCQDFIAAGESYELCLTSQTTMVRPRSRNNERSHWTIYQTLRKRQPAPFGSFIRLGGATMLSCSPERFLRYDTNGLCSMRPMKGTVRKSEAVSTLAQAEKILHVPKEVAENLMIVDLVRHDLHGVCGVGHVTVPDLMKVEEYATVFQMITVVNGQLPGRNGNKPHGARRSSFDSHCPYTGLDALAAALPPGSMTGAPKKRSCELLQIIEGQHERSLYSGVVGYMDVAGAGDWSVTIRTMFRWDDEVAPAEEGETEPREVWRIGAGGAVTILSTPEGERDEMFTKLAGPMGVFRDAA, from the coding sequence ATGACTACAGGCTCAGAGCCCTCGGTTGGAGCGCCGAAGCGAATTCTTTTTATTGATGCCTATGATTCTTTTACCAACAATATCGTCTCCCTTCTCCGAACTATTGTCGGCGCTGATATCTTCGTCATAAGAATCGACCTCTCTGTGGTTGACAGAGCCAGCGACGATGATGCACCTACAAAATGGACCGAGCAAGAGTTTATCAATAATCTTGCTCAATTCGACGCCGTAGTTTGCGGCCCCGGCCCTGGATCACCGCTTAATTCAGAAGACGTTGGGGCATTCAGTCTTCTTTGGGATCTCCCTGAACATCTTCAGCTGCCAGTTTTGGGTATTTGTCTTGGATTTCAGAGTTTGCTCGCTGCGCACGGCGGGTCAGTGAGAAGACTCAAGAGGGGTCTTCATGGAATGGTAAGGGAAATTGAGCATCGCGGAGAAGACATATTCTGCGGAGTACCTCCCTTCAAGGCTACTCTATACCACAGTCTTTGTGTTGATATTGGTCAATACAGCGATGACTGGGCAGAAGAAAACCGGTGGAGGTCGACTTCGGAGTTTTCACCATTGGCGTGGGCAACAGAGTTTAGAGAGGATGGACGAAGGGAACAGATCCTCCAAGGAGTGAGACACAACAAGAAGCCATTCTGGGGCCTTCAATACCACCCCGAGTCTGTCTGCACGGAGAAGAATGCGCAGGGAGTGCTCATTAACTGGTTCCAAGCTGCGCTGCAATGGAACAAGTACCGCGGACGGCGAGTGCAGGGACCTTTACTAGAGATTCAGACACTTTCGCCGCCGAATCATCTGGAGTCTGCAGCTGCGCATAAGGAACACTTGGGTAATTGGTGGTCGACTTCAAACTCATCAGAAATTTCGTTGAGAGACTTTGCGAAGGGATCAGAATACACATATCGCACAATTACCCTGCCTCAGGGAGCTGGCGTGCCGGAACTCGTGGAGATGCTGGGACTGGAAAAGGGAGAGGCCGTTATCCTTGACTCGTCGAGTTCTAAGAACGGAGATGCGCTGGCATTGAACAGCATCGTGGCTCTCGAAGTTGACGATGCACTGCGGTTCGAGTACAACGTATGCGACGACTATGTTACAGTACGACACCCGAGTACAGATGGAGAGGACAAAACCGAGATGATAAGCCTCGAAAACGGCACAATTAATGTATGGGAGGTCATCTCAGACTTCTGGGAGACTCGAAGCCATCCTCCTGGATCTGACTGTTCAAATTCAGCTTTCAAGGGCGGTTTCATGGGTTTCATCACCTATGAGATGGGACTACACGGCCTTGAAAAGAAGATGGTCCCGGAAGATAGGGGCCACAAGAGACCAGACATTTGTCTAGCTTGGGTAACGAAGAGCATTGTTCTAGATCACAGAGCTGGCGTTGCATATGTTCAAAGCCTGAAGGCTCGAGGATCAAACGATTCATGGCTTGATAGGATGACGGAAAGAATTCAACAGTCCGACTGTTGGAATGCGAGCAAGATGAGCAACGGAGTCAATGAGCATGACATTGAAAACCGTGCCCAGAACAAGGAAATCAATATCACAACACCACAGCCAGACAGGTATGAAGAGCAAGTTCGTGTTTGCCAGGATTTCATTGCAGCGGGTGAGTCTTACGAACTTTGTCTCACATCGCAAACGACCATGGTAAGGCCTCGTTCAAGAAACAACGAGAGAAGCCACTGGACCATATATCAGACGTTGAGGAAGCGACAGCCAGCTCCTTTTGGATCTTTCATCCGTCTCGGTGGCGCCACAATGCTAAGCTGTTCTCCTGAGCGTTTCCTCCGATACGACACCAACGGACTATGCTCAATGAGACCTATGAAGGGAACAGTTCGCAAGTCAGAAGCTGTGTCAACCCTCGCACAGGCCGAGAAGATCCTTCACGTGCCCAAGGAAGTGGCTGAGAACCTCATGATTGTCGATCTGGTTCGACATGATTTGCACGGTGTCTGTGGCGTTGGCCATGTTACAGTTCCTGACCTCATGAAGGTGGAGGAATATGCCACGGTCTTCCAGATGATCACTGTGGTCAATGGGCAACTGCCAGGCCGCAATGGAAACAAGCCTCATGGCGCTCGCCGAAGCAGCTTTGACTCCCACTGCCCTTATACCGGTCTGGATGCCCTTGCTGCGGCTTTACCTCCTGGAAGTATGACAGGGGCGCCGAAAAAGCGCAGCTGTGAGCTTCTACAAATCATTGAGGGCCAGCATGAGCGAAGTCTCTACTCTGGTGTTGTGGGATATATGGATGTCGCAGGTGCAGGAGACTGGAGTGTCACTATCCGAACCATGTTTCGATGGGACGATGAGGTGGCTCCAGCGGAAGAGGGCGAGACAGAGCCCAGAGAAGTTTGGAGAattggagctggaggtgcGGTAACAATCCTGAGTACCCCTGAAGGTGAAAGGGACGAGATGTTTACCAAACTTGCCGGTCCTATGGGTGTGTTTAGAGACGCGGCATAG
- a CDS encoding hypothetical protein (At least one base has a quality score < 10) — protein MADADSNPSTATHNSPRTWLLTSALSPLSVRLIRLLLSHGDYVVACLPPYEIDHEDRSAEFRELVNECKSSRKDREGWKDRIRGIRCDGAAMGSCGAAVAEAVQVFGRIDILLCCKSDAVVGTVEELSTTPFTQNLVRDQFESVFFSQVNFIRAALPQLRSQHTGHIIVLTSTGGHIGTPGMSIYTAATWALEGFCDSLAYEIAPFNIKVTVVQPNKEILSLTNRLTFAPQMPAYDQYSETAPSIRDILANVLNTHPDTALPYPTSPADYGPSPMSPASTSLEPDAAPGEILHRYPKLPPGAADKLVMETVHALSAIGGHENPPARHIVGHEAAVAVKEKLKTVTEELEDFVEASLSVDTFESELQAEARERKPSEQSPQGPPSSVG, from the exons ATGGCCGACGCTGACTCTAACCCTTCCACAGCCACGCACAATTCGCCGCGAACATGGCTCCTCACTTCAGCTCTCTCCCCCCTGTCCGTCCGACTCATCCGGCTACTGCTATCACATGGCGACTACGTTGTCGCATGTTTACCGCCCTACGAGATCGATCATGAGGACCGCAGCGCCGAGTTTCGCGAGCTCGTGAATGAGTGTAAGAGCTCCAGAAAGGATCGCGAGGGGTGGAAGGATCGTATACGCGGTATCCGATGCGATGGGGCTGCAATGGGAAGCTGTGGAGCTGCTGTCGCCGAGGCTGTGCAGGTCTTTGGGCGGATCGATATCTTGTTATGCTGTAAATCCGATG CTGTCGTGGGAACCGTAGAGGAGCTATCGACAACTCCATTCACGCAAAATCTTGTGCGCGACCAGTTCGAgtccgtcttcttctcccagGTCAACTTTATCAGAGCTGCTCTCCCTCAACTACGGTCTCAGCACACGGGGCATATCATTGTTCTAACAAGTACCGGCGGGCACATTGGCACACCAGGCATGTCGATATATACGGCTGCGACATGGGCTCTCGAAGGGTTCTGCGACTCACTTGCGTACGAGATTGCGcccttcaacatcaaagttACCGTTGTTCAACCAAACAAGGAGATTCTTTCTTTGACTAATCGCCTCACCTTTGCGCCTCAAATGCCTGCGTATGATCAATACTCAGAAACAGCTCCGAGCATTCGCGACATTCTCGCCAACGTTCTCAACACTCATCCAGATACAGCTCTGCCATACCCCACATCACCAGCTGACTACGGACCTTCACCTATGTCCCCCGCCAGTACTTCCCTCGAACCAGATGCAGCGCCTGGTGAGATTTTACATCGCTACCCCAAATTACCGCCCGGCGCAGCAGATAAACTGGTCATGGAGACGGTTCATGCCCTTTCGGCAATTGGTGGGCATGAAAACCCCCCAGCACGACACATTGTCGGTCACGAAGCTGCTGTCGCAGTAAAGGAGAAGCTCAAAACTGTCactgaagagcttgaagattTCGTAGAAGCGAGTTTGTCTGTTGATACCTTTGAGAGTGAGCTGCAAGCCGAGGCAAGGGAGAGAAAGCCGTCAGAGCAAAGTCCCCAAGGACCGCCATCATCAGTTggttga